The Bernardetia litoralis DSM 6794 genome includes a window with the following:
- a CDS encoding TonB-dependent receptor translates to MKKILLTLFLLIGFSANAQFVIQGQVFDSQTQESIVGATIQLVETTKGTVTNADGTFKYETNIDSDSIDIKISSIGYESKTMTITNGQYLSISIQPSFGELQSIVVTANRDAALRTESPVAISKLSSRLIDETKPTSVYEIVNKTPGVLMVNLNNEQHSMSIRQPMNYSGYSLYLEDGLPIRPLGVFNHNALLEINQFAISSIEVVKGPVSSIYGAEAVGGAINFITQRPTAVPTARIGVQFDQFGYRRLQFGAGAKIGKLGVYIGGLTSTQKDSWLDNSDYDKTSVNVRLDYHFTPKTRLIATTVYGNYDSQTSKSADSIAFYNREYSSTSAFTYRKSEVTRSRLTLEHDWSVNSKTSVTVFNRFNSMGQLPSYRITWNAIDPTVATGEKNENSFQSYGVLAQHSYNFDFLDSKLIIGGMYDYSPNDYWAYQLDLNVNLRADGTSVEEYTIKEERPDIKVSEYDAIIQSSAAYVQYDFEPIKKLRFSLGMRYDRMSFEYDNFLDQTDGNKSYSQFTPKVGLTYDLGNDKGLYANYAQGFSPPSLTTIFRPRPKENVDDPTEFYYDLDPAVFKNYEVGGWAAFWENKLYIDVALYQLMGQNELISMRLPNGSYEYRSAGETLHRGIEVGLTLRPVKQILIRTGGTYALHRFEEFQISALESDDVQNLSGFEMPSAPNWIWNSEINYYPKWAKGLRTALEWQYVSGWYENQVNTLKYEGYNLLNFRIGYQWKGIEVFTNVMNLTDELYATTVSRGNTSTSIATFTPSAPRTFMMGIQYNFVGKK, encoded by the coding sequence ATGAAAAAAATACTACTTACTTTATTCTTATTAATTGGATTCTCTGCAAATGCTCAGTTTGTAATCCAAGGACAAGTTTTTGATTCTCAAACTCAAGAATCTATTGTTGGAGCAACAATCCAATTAGTAGAAACTACCAAAGGAACAGTGACAAATGCTGATGGTACTTTTAAGTACGAAACTAATATTGATTCTGATAGTATAGATATCAAAATTTCAAGTATTGGTTATGAATCAAAAACAATGACAATTACCAATGGACAATACTTGTCTATTTCTATACAACCTTCTTTTGGTGAATTGCAATCTATTGTAGTTACAGCAAATAGAGACGCAGCTCTTCGAACAGAGTCACCTGTTGCTATATCTAAGTTATCTTCTCGTCTAATCGATGAAACCAAACCTACAAGTGTATATGAAATAGTGAATAAAACACCAGGGGTTTTGATGGTAAACTTGAACAATGAACAGCACTCTATGTCTATCCGACAACCAATGAATTATAGTGGATATTCTCTTTATTTGGAAGATGGACTGCCTATTCGTCCTCTTGGAGTTTTTAATCATAATGCTCTTTTAGAAATTAATCAGTTTGCAATTAGTTCTATTGAAGTTGTAAAAGGACCTGTTTCATCTATTTATGGTGCAGAAGCAGTAGGTGGAGCTATTAACTTTATTACACAACGTCCTACGGCAGTACCAACAGCTCGTATTGGTGTTCAGTTTGACCAATTTGGCTACCGTCGTCTGCAATTTGGTGCAGGTGCAAAAATAGGTAAATTAGGAGTATATATTGGAGGGCTAACTAGTACACAAAAAGATTCTTGGCTAGACAATTCAGATTATGACAAAACATCTGTTAATGTACGTTTAGATTATCATTTTACTCCAAAAACTCGCCTAATTGCTACTACAGTATATGGGAATTATGATTCACAAACAAGTAAAAGTGCTGATAGTATTGCTTTTTATAATAGAGAATATTCTAGTACTAGTGCATTTACATATCGTAAATCAGAAGTTACACGTTCTAGACTAACTTTAGAACATGACTGGAGTGTAAACTCAAAAACATCTGTTACTGTTTTTAATCGTTTTAATTCTATGGGACAATTACCAAGCTACCGTATCACATGGAATGCTATTGACCCAACAGTAGCAACGGGAGAAAAAAATGAAAATAGTTTTCAAAGTTATGGTGTATTAGCTCAACACAGTTATAACTTTGATTTCTTAGATTCTAAACTAATTATAGGAGGGATGTATGATTACTCTCCAAATGATTATTGGGCATATCAACTTGACTTAAATGTTAATTTAAGAGCTGATGGAACATCGGTAGAAGAATATACTATAAAAGAAGAAAGACCTGATATAAAAGTTTCTGAGTATGATGCCATAATACAAAGTAGTGCTGCTTATGTACAGTACGACTTCGAACCAATCAAAAAACTACGTTTTTCTTTAGGTATGCGTTATGATAGAATGAGTTTTGAGTATGATAATTTCTTAGACCAAACTGATGGAAATAAATCATACAGTCAATTTACACCAAAAGTAGGATTGACATATGATTTAGGAAATGATAAGGGATTGTATGCTAATTATGCACAAGGCTTTTCTCCTCCTTCTTTGACTACCATTTTCCGTCCACGTCCAAAAGAAAATGTAGATGATCCTACTGAATTTTATTATGACTTAGACCCTGCTGTTTTCAAAAATTATGAAGTAGGTGGATGGGCTGCTTTTTGGGAAAATAAACTGTATATAGATGTAGCTCTTTATCAATTAATGGGACAAAATGAGTTGATAAGTATGCGTTTGCCTAATGGTTCTTATGAGTATCGTTCGGCTGGAGAAACTCTACATAGAGGCATTGAAGTAGGACTTACACTTCGCCCAGTAAAACAAATTCTTATAAGAACAGGTGGAACATATGCCCTTCATAGATTTGAAGAATTTCAAATTAGTGCATTAGAAAGTGATGACGTACAAAATCTAAGTGGTTTTGAAATGCCTAGCGCACCCAACTGGATATGGAACTCTGAAATAAATTATTATCCAAAGTGGGCAAAAGGATTACGAACTGCTTTAGAGTGGCAATATGTATCTGGATGGTATGAAAACCAAGTCAATACACTGAAGTATGAGGGATATAATCTATTGAATTTTAGAATTGGCTACCAATGGAAAGGAATTGAAGTATTTACTAATGTAATGAACCTTACTGACGAACTATATGCTACTACTGTTAGTAGAGGAAATACTTCGACAAGTATAGCTACTTTTACTCCAAGCGCACCTCGTACATTTATGATGGGAATACAATACAATTTTGTCGGCAAAAAATAA
- a CDS encoding MbnP family protein encodes MNTKFNFSKIVYLAFFMAFSLSLFSCEKDEETEPEIDSSKTGTVEIKFDNIAGLNDLTLGEEYTNAAGETFKVDMLQYYISNIVLKSEDGTEFVVPQDDSYFLVKEEDVETQHIQIPNVPEGNYNEVTFTVGVDSLRNTKPVSERTGVLDIGVEGAGKEMYWSWNSGYIFFKMEGTSTAIEATETNPNGNFYYHIGGFGGYDGPTLNNIRTVTVSLGSDAAQAREEITPSIHLVVDILKAFEGTTQVSLKEYPVVMVNPYSLNVSENYMKAFEYHHVHNDGHE; translated from the coding sequence ATGAATACTAAATTTAATTTTTCAAAAATCGTTTATTTAGCCTTTTTTATGGCATTTTCTCTCTCTTTATTCTCTTGTGAAAAAGACGAAGAAACAGAACCAGAAATTGATTCAAGCAAAACAGGAACAGTTGAAATCAAATTTGATAATATTGCTGGACTCAATGACCTTACTTTGGGAGAAGAATATACAAATGCAGCAGGCGAAACTTTCAAAGTAGATATGTTGCAGTATTATATCAGTAATATTGTTTTGAAGTCAGAAGACGGAACTGAGTTTGTAGTTCCACAAGATGATTCTTATTTTTTGGTAAAAGAAGAAGATGTAGAAACACAACATATTCAAATTCCTAATGTTCCTGAAGGAAATTACAATGAAGTTACTTTCACAGTTGGTGTGGACAGTCTTCGTAATACTAAACCAGTTTCAGAGCGTACAGGCGTTTTGGATATTGGAGTAGAAGGAGCAGGAAAAGAAATGTATTGGTCTTGGAACTCAGGTTATATTTTCTTCAAAATGGAAGGAACATCAACAGCTATTGAAGCAACTGAAACCAATCCTAATGGTAATTTTTATTATCACATTGGTGGTTTTGGTGGTTATGATGGTCCAACTCTTAATAATATCAGAACAGTTACGGTTTCTTTGGGTAGTGATGCAGCACAAGCTAGAGAAGAAATTACACCTTCAATTCATCTTGTTGTAGATATTTTGAAAGCTTTTGAAGGAACTACACAAGTTAGTTTAAAAGAATATCCTGTAGTAATGGTAAATCCTTATTCTTTGAATGTTTCTGAAAACTATATGAAAGCATTTGAATATCACCACGTTCATAATGATGGACATGAGTAA
- the sppA gene encoding signal peptide peptidase SppA translates to MSEPTDPLNTENTNPQRQAENQANRRKPQATRQNKANRPSLGQNILGFIKIAFATAFGIGIFICIMGFLFLIVGATSSSEIEIAEKSVLKISLGQSIVEYSKNDPVADLMAELQGGSTPLSLVNIKAALKKAKTDDNIKGIYLDVTDVPVGFAMLEEIHAALLDFKTSNKFIYAYSKYYGEKGYYLASTADEIYLYPQGALEMNGFFSQVPFFKKMLDKLEIEPRIYKVGTFKSAVEPFILEEMSDANREQTSVYLNSLYDTYLKNVAKTNTESGRKMTAEELREISNKMLIREAGDAITHKLINDTLYYDQVESKIKVALGILSMKENNDETTSNKKKISFVSLPKYIKTLSTEREGDTDKRIAIIVGEGSIVDGQGSQGEIGGDAIAAAIRKARKDKRVKAIVLRINSGGGSALASDIMWREVMLARKEKPIIASMSDVAASGGYYMAMACDTIVAHPNTITGSIGIFGILPGLDKFAENKIGITFDGVKTAEFADMGYPTRQSSAAEDSIIQMSVNRGYIDFTSKAAQGRKMQVEKLREYAEGRVWTGIDAKERGLVDVLGSLDDAIVIAANSAGLGEDYQVRYYPEPASLINQILNQGEQAKQRAIQEELGSFYKFYKYYNDLKTMQGIQARLILDAQNIE, encoded by the coding sequence ATGAGTGAGCCAACAGACCCACTAAATACAGAAAATACAAATCCTCAAAGACAAGCAGAAAATCAAGCAAACAGAAGAAAACCACAGGCTACACGTCAAAATAAGGCAAACCGTCCTAGTTTGGGGCAAAATATCTTAGGTTTTATCAAAATTGCCTTTGCAACTGCTTTTGGTATAGGAATTTTCATTTGCATAATGGGATTTTTATTTCTCATTGTTGGAGCAACTTCTAGCTCAGAAATAGAGATTGCTGAGAAAAGTGTCTTAAAAATTTCTTTAGGGCAAAGTATTGTAGAATATAGCAAAAATGACCCTGTAGCTGATTTGATGGCTGAACTACAAGGAGGTTCTACACCTTTGAGCTTGGTAAACATAAAAGCAGCACTCAAAAAAGCTAAAACAGATGATAATATTAAAGGAATTTATTTGGATGTAACTGATGTTCCTGTTGGTTTTGCAATGTTGGAAGAGATTCATGCTGCTCTTTTAGATTTCAAAACATCTAATAAATTTATTTATGCGTACAGTAAATATTATGGCGAAAAAGGATATTATTTAGCTTCGACAGCTGATGAAATTTATCTTTATCCTCAAGGAGCTTTAGAAATGAATGGTTTTTTCTCACAAGTTCCATTCTTCAAAAAAATGTTGGACAAATTAGAAATTGAACCTAGAATTTATAAAGTAGGAACATTCAAATCTGCTGTTGAGCCATTTATTTTGGAAGAAATGAGTGATGCAAATCGTGAACAAACAAGCGTTTATCTAAATTCTTTGTATGATACTTATTTGAAGAATGTAGCCAAAACAAATACAGAAAGTGGACGCAAAATGACAGCAGAAGAATTGAGAGAAATCAGTAATAAAATGCTTATCAGAGAAGCTGGCGATGCAATTACTCATAAACTCATTAATGATACGCTTTATTATGACCAAGTAGAAAGTAAAATTAAAGTGGCTTTAGGAATTTTAAGTATGAAAGAAAACAACGATGAAACAACAAGCAACAAAAAGAAAATCTCTTTTGTATCACTTCCTAAATATATCAAAACATTATCAACAGAACGAGAAGGTGATACAGACAAACGAATTGCTATTATTGTAGGTGAAGGAAGCATCGTAGATGGACAAGGCTCACAAGGAGAAATTGGTGGTGATGCCATTGCTGCTGCAATCCGAAAAGCTCGCAAAGACAAACGAGTAAAAGCGATTGTTTTGCGTATCAATTCGGGTGGAGGAAGCGCACTTGCTTCAGATATTATGTGGCGTGAAGTAATGCTTGCTAGAAAAGAAAAACCAATTATTGCTTCTATGTCTGATGTAGCTGCTTCGGGTGGATATTATATGGCTATGGCATGTGATACGATTGTGGCACACCCAAATACAATTACGGGTTCAATAGGAATTTTTGGAATACTACCTGGTCTTGATAAATTTGCAGAAAATAAAATCGGAATTACATTTGATGGCGTAAAAACAGCCGAATTTGCAGATATGGGTTATCCTACTCGCCAATCTTCGGCAGCAGAAGATTCTATTATTCAAATGTCTGTAAATCGTGGATATATTGATTTTACCTCAAAGGCTGCACAAGGAAGAAAAATGCAAGTAGAAAAACTAAGAGAATATGCAGAAGGACGTGTTTGGACAGGAATTGATGCAAAAGAACGTGGTTTGGTTGATGTTTTGGGAAGTCTTGATGATGCCATTGTTATTGCTGCCAATAGCGCAGGATTAGGTGAAGATTATCAAGTGCGTTATTATCCTGAACCTGCATCATTAATTAATCAGATTCTAAATCAAGGAGAACAAGCCAAACAAAGAGCTATTCAAGAAGAACTAGGAAGTTTTTATAAATTTTACAAATATTATAATGACTTAAAAACAATGCAAGGAATACAAGCTCGCTTGATTTTAGATGCTCAAAATATTGAGTAA
- a CDS encoding AAA family ATPase, whose amino-acid sequence MMFRNKQSEEKFYKFKDLKIYSSPEWLANGMRKYRTVFESIETSYLYVELSFYNKLFDVEEWEAEFLLKCYRLSNRKEREIVCEINVNQVISPQHNIVNIREGWGNDEVGTFWTRGDYVWEVYLDGEIFGTKPFYIESGGPVTPQNNPYFEMQTIKLYEGTQDGVEEENRIYHKQFSAAESKYIWVEFNFENLQEDDFYCELTFNIYNETRQLKGQTIELKKIEQDEDFIEIISGYGSDVKGSWIAGHYTLEVIFMDRLIAIVPFEVGKKFVTGNTVIYPPSSFLTGRAYSNPAKENEESEEEETYEQVVERLNNLIGLKDLKKRIHDYTSYLQFTQIRQEKGLKEDKNLNLHLIFKGNPGTGKTTIAQMMGKIYNHLGLLSTGELHEVGRAELIGQYIGQTAPKVKDIIDRARGGVLFIDEAYSLIRSGEDSKDYGQEVIEILVKEISDGKGDIAIILAGYTQPMETLLESNPGLKSRFPVQFEFPDYTPAELLEIAKLTEKESDLEFTPEALYILSKKITEEYRKRDATFGNARFVKTTIREAKMNLGIRVMKMEDAKNLSKTELSTIHVADVAHLTAGKMITPLLLSIDEEELQRSMAELHALVGLSEVKKRIDELIALVRFYQQTGRNVLNQFSLHMIFKGNPGTGKTTVARILSTIYRALGVLERGQLVECDRQSLVAGFVGQTAIKTQEKINSAIGGILFIDEAYSLTSDSKTQNDFGKEALETILKQMEDKRGEFIVIAAGYTQNMEQFVEMNPGLKSRFDRTIIFKDLTTEELLEVAKGYFEQEKFILTEETQTYLKNQITTLHAQRDKYFGNARTIRTIAQEAVRQQHLRMASLSETERTEQIMQTLEKEDLEKVNFNYEDLTGKRKMGFRM is encoded by the coding sequence ATGATGTTTCGCAATAAACAAAGTGAAGAAAAATTCTATAAATTTAAAGACCTCAAAATCTATTCTTCCCCAGAATGGCTCGCAAATGGAATGCGAAAATACAGAACCGTTTTTGAGAGCATAGAAACAAGTTATTTGTATGTAGAGCTTTCTTTTTACAATAAATTATTTGATGTAGAAGAATGGGAAGCCGAATTTTTATTGAAATGTTATAGACTCAGCAACCGAAAAGAACGTGAAATTGTCTGTGAAATAAATGTAAATCAAGTAATTTCTCCCCAACATAATATCGTAAATATCAGAGAAGGTTGGGGAAATGACGAAGTAGGAACGTTTTGGACACGAGGAGATTATGTTTGGGAAGTCTATCTTGATGGTGAAATTTTTGGAACAAAACCTTTTTATATAGAAAGTGGTGGCCCTGTAACTCCTCAAAATAATCCTTATTTTGAGATGCAAACTATCAAACTTTATGAAGGGACACAAGATGGAGTAGAAGAAGAAAATCGTATTTATCACAAACAGTTTTCGGCAGCAGAATCAAAATATATTTGGGTAGAATTTAATTTTGAAAATCTTCAAGAAGATGATTTTTATTGTGAATTGACTTTTAATATCTATAATGAAACTCGCCAGCTAAAAGGACAAACTATTGAATTAAAAAAAATAGAACAAGATGAAGATTTTATAGAAATAATTTCTGGTTATGGTTCTGATGTAAAAGGTTCGTGGATTGCTGGACATTATACACTTGAGGTTATTTTTATGGATAGATTGATTGCCATTGTTCCATTTGAAGTTGGGAAAAAATTCGTAACAGGAAATACTGTTATTTATCCACCATCCTCATTTTTGACAGGAAGAGCATATTCAAATCCTGCAAAAGAAAATGAAGAAAGTGAAGAAGAAGAAACCTATGAGCAAGTTGTAGAAAGATTGAATAATTTAATTGGACTTAAAGACCTCAAAAAACGTATTCATGATTATACTTCTTATCTTCAATTTACTCAAATCAGACAAGAAAAAGGACTCAAAGAAGACAAAAACCTCAACTTACATTTAATTTTCAAAGGCAATCCTGGAACTGGAAAAACGACAATAGCACAAATGATGGGCAAAATTTATAATCATTTGGGATTGCTTTCGACAGGAGAATTACATGAAGTAGGAAGAGCTGAACTCATCGGACAATATATCGGACAAACTGCACCAAAGGTAAAAGATATTATTGATAGAGCTAGAGGAGGTGTTTTGTTTATTGATGAGGCGTATTCGCTCATTCGTTCTGGAGAGGATAGCAAAGATTACGGACAAGAAGTAATTGAAATTTTGGTAAAAGAAATTTCGGATGGAAAAGGCGATATTGCTATTATTTTGGCAGGTTATACGCAACCCATGGAAACTCTTTTGGAATCAAATCCTGGTTTGAAATCTCGTTTTCCTGTGCAATTTGAATTTCCAGATTATACTCCTGCCGAGCTTTTAGAGATTGCTAAACTGACCGAAAAAGAAAGTGATTTGGAGTTTACACCAGAAGCATTATATATTTTGAGTAAAAAAATTACAGAAGAATATCGTAAAAGAGATGCTACTTTTGGAAATGCTCGTTTTGTAAAAACTACAATTAGAGAAGCAAAAATGAATTTGGGTATTCGGGTCATGAAAATGGAAGATGCCAAAAATTTATCAAAAACAGAGCTTTCAACTATTCATGTAGCTGATGTTGCACACCTTACAGCAGGAAAAATGATTACTCCTCTTTTGCTTTCCATTGATGAAGAAGAATTACAACGTTCGATGGCAGAACTTCACGCTTTAGTTGGGCTTTCAGAAGTCAAAAAACGAATTGATGAACTTATTGCGCTTGTTCGTTTTTATCAACAAACTGGTCGTAATGTTTTGAATCAATTTTCTTTACACATGATTTTTAAAGGAAATCCAGGGACTGGAAAAACTACCGTAGCTCGTATTTTATCGACAATTTATAGAGCTTTGGGAGTTTTGGAGCGTGGACAGTTGGTAGAATGTGACCGTCAGAGTTTGGTGGCTGGTTTTGTAGGACAAACTGCAATCAAAACACAAGAAAAAATAAATAGTGCCATTGGTGGAATTTTATTTATTGATGAAGCCTATTCACTTACTTCGGATTCGAAAACGCAAAATGATTTTGGAAAAGAAGCCTTAGAAACCATTTTAAAACAAATGGAAGACAAACGAGGTGAGTTTATTGTAATTGCAGCAGGTTACACCCAAAATATGGAACAATTTGTAGAAATGAATCCAGGGTTAAAATCTCGTTTTGATAGAACAATTATTTTTAAAGATTTGACAACAGAAGAGCTTTTAGAAGTTGCTAAAGGATATTTTGAACAAGAAAAATTCATTTTGACAGAAGAAACTCAAACTTATCTCAAAAATCAAATTACAACATTACATGCTCAACGAGATAAATATTTTGGAAATGCACGAACTATCAGAACTATTGCACAAGAAGCTGTAAGACAACAACACTTGCGTATGGCATCACTTTCAGAGACCGAAAGAACCGAACAAATAATGCAAACTTTGGAAAAAGAAGACTTAGAAAAAGTCAATTTTAATTATGAAGATTTGACTGGAAAACGTAAAATGGGTTTTAGAATGTAA
- the folE gene encoding GTP cyclohydrolase I FolE, which yields MPIINKEQIEIIETIGDNHIFSGIETPLLSDAFEKSDDEKIKNIEHYFGQIMNELGLDLSDDSLSGTPYRVAKMYVKELFYGLDPKNKPKISTFLNKYGYKKMLVEQNITIDSACEHHFLPITGHAHVGYIPKDKVIGLSKINRLVDYYAHRPQVQERLALQILNDLQTSLETEDVIVMLSAKHLCVSSRGIKDKDSFTTTIEYGGCFENKSNREEFFGIVGNTSI from the coding sequence ATGCCAATTATAAATAAAGAACAAATTGAAATAATAGAAACGATAGGCGATAATCATATTTTTTCAGGTATAGAAACTCCCTTGCTTTCTGATGCCTTTGAGAAATCTGATGATGAAAAAATTAAAAACATTGAACATTATTTTGGACAAATAATGAATGAACTAGGGCTTGACTTATCTGATGATAGCTTGTCTGGAACACCTTATAGAGTAGCTAAGATGTATGTAAAGGAGCTTTTTTATGGATTAGATCCAAAAAACAAACCCAAAATATCTACTTTCCTAAATAAGTATGGCTACAAAAAAATGCTCGTTGAGCAAAATATTACGATTGACTCTGCTTGTGAACATCATTTTTTACCCATAACAGGGCATGCTCATGTTGGATATATACCAAAAGATAAAGTGATAGGACTTTCCAAAATAAATCGTTTGGTAGATTATTATGCACATCGCCCACAAGTTCAGGAAAGATTAGCTTTACAAATTTTGAATGACTTACAAACTTCTTTAGAAACAGAAGATGTAATAGTGATGCTTTCAGCCAAACATCTTTGTGTTTCTTCAAGGGGAATAAAAGACAAAGATAGTTTTACAACAACCATAGAATATGGAGGTTGTTTCGAAAATAAATCAAATCGTGAAGAATTTTTTGGAATAGTAGGTAATACTAGTATATAA
- a CDS encoding PepSY domain-containing protein — protein MAHSTHFKSEKAVSKNLKKPLKRKPKRSPSFLKKNIYSWHKIIGIITVIPVIFWTLSGLLHPLMGHWLKPSIPNRVFISKPIKKSKIDVSLNDIALQNNISSIKNFRFVNIDEKQYYQIKDNQKQLLYFDTQTGKKLKNGDKIYAEHLARYFLDDQESTIKNINSIEKFETEYRFINRLLPAWKISFERSDNMDIYVETVSDRLGAFNNTTQKSFLWAFSMLHNWSFLEMISNNWIRVSVILLVLSIISLSALSGLIIYGFMWKFFKKPTKENKKGILKRYHRQIGLATAFVTFTFAFSGAYHATKKYEPNLLPTAEKETSFQVTDLKIPLKEAKIDWETTKNISLVEIKNEIYYQVIKKNKKDQIPQIIYKNAQTGKILDNGNMEYAAYLASYFADKMYPHLKAQVKKDNIIETKILSKFSREYSFVFKRLPVIQIDYDTPQKATFFLETTTSRLASKIENGDRREGFSFAFLHKFFLMDFAGKNIRDTIMSLSALGVLVVSLFGLALFIK, from the coding sequence ATGGCTCATTCAACACATTTTAAAAGTGAAAAGGCAGTCTCTAAAAATCTAAAAAAGCCTTTAAAAAGAAAGCCAAAACGCTCTCCTAGTTTTTTGAAGAAAAATATATATAGTTGGCACAAAATAATTGGAATTATCACAGTCATTCCTGTAATATTTTGGACTCTTTCAGGATTATTACATCCATTAATGGGGCATTGGTTGAAACCCTCTATTCCTAATCGTGTTTTTATTTCTAAGCCAATAAAAAAATCAAAAATAGATGTTTCATTAAATGATATTGCACTTCAAAATAATATCTCTTCTATCAAAAATTTTAGATTTGTAAATATTGATGAGAAGCAATATTATCAAATCAAAGATAATCAAAAACAACTGCTTTATTTTGATACTCAAACAGGAAAAAAGTTAAAGAATGGTGACAAAATATATGCTGAACATCTTGCTCGTTATTTTCTTGATGACCAAGAAAGTACAATAAAAAATATAAATTCTATTGAAAAATTTGAAACTGAATATCGTTTTATCAACCGTTTACTTCCAGCTTGGAAAATTTCCTTCGAACGTTCAGATAATATGGATATTTATGTAGAAACAGTTTCAGATAGGTTAGGAGCATTCAATAATACAACACAAAAGAGTTTTTTATGGGCATTTAGTATGCTTCATAATTGGTCTTTTTTAGAAATGATTTCTAATAATTGGATAAGAGTTTCGGTAATATTATTAGTTTTGAGTATCATTTCACTTTCTGCATTGAGTGGACTTATTATTTATGGTTTTATGTGGAAGTTTTTTAAGAAACCTACAAAAGAAAATAAAAAAGGAATTTTGAAACGTTATCATCGTCAGATTGGTTTGGCAACAGCATTTGTTACATTTACATTTGCATTTAGTGGTGCATATCATGCAACAAAAAAATATGAACCCAATTTATTACCAACGGCAGAAAAAGAAACATCTTTTCAAGTAACTGATTTGAAAATACCTCTCAAAGAAGCCAAAATAGATTGGGAAACAACAAAAAACATTTCTTTAGTAGAAATCAAAAATGAGATTTATTATCAAGTGATTAAAAAAAATAAAAAAGACCAAATCCCTCAAATTATATATAAAAATGCTCAAACAGGAAAGATTTTAGATAATGGAAATATGGAATATGCAGCCTACTTAGCCTCTTATTTTGCAGATAAAATGTATCCTCACCTAAAAGCACAAGTAAAAAAGGATAATATTATAGAAACTAAAATATTATCTAAATTTAGTAGAGAATATAGTTTTGTATTCAAGCGTTTACCAGTAATACAAATAGACTATGACACACCTCAAAAAGCAACTTTCTTCTTAGAAACAACTACCTCAAGACTTGCTTCTAAAATAGAAAATGGTGACCGTAGAGAAGGCTTTTCTTTTGCATTCTTACACAAATTCTTTTTAATGGATTTTGCTGGA